In Triticum aestivum cultivar Chinese Spring chromosome 5B, IWGSC CS RefSeq v2.1, whole genome shotgun sequence, the following proteins share a genomic window:
- the LOC123114602 gene encoding syntaxin-132-like, whose amino-acid sequence MNNLLTDSFELPPWDSSRDWGDVEMGMHQPGASDNLKGFFKKVHGIKSLIAKLTSLLTKLQTANEESKAVTKASAMKAIKKQMEKDIDAVMKIARMAKTKIDELEKDNLSNTEKPGCGKGSAVDQLREQTTGAVKKKLKKRMDDFQVLRESIRQEYREVVERRVFIVTGNRPDEQTIDDLIETGRSKQIFKDAVQQQGRGRILDTVAEIQERHDAVRDLERKLVELQQIVLDTAVLVDAQGDMTDDIAKHVSKATNYVQEGVEALQKAKKLQKNSRMCMCSAIIVLLLILVIVVLVVIKPGKKKLLSTT is encoded by the exons atgAACAACCTACTAACC GATTCCTTTGAGCTTCCCCCGTGGGATTCCTCAAGAGATTGGGGGGATGTTGAAATGGGGATGCATCAGCCCGGCGCCTCTGATAATTTAAAAGGCTTCTTCAAGAAG GTTCATGGAATCAAGAGCCTAATAGCTAAGCTGACGAGTCTCTTGACTAAGCTCCAG ACTGCAAATGAGGAATCAAAAGCAGTTACAAAAGCAAGCGCCATGAAAG CAATTAAGAAGCAAATGGAGAAAGATATTGATGCAGTGATGAAAATTGCTCGTATGGCAAAAACAAAAATTGATGAACTGGAAAAAGAT AACTTATCCAACACGGAGAAACCTGGATGTGGGAAGGGCTCTGCGGTAGATCAATTAAGGGAACAGACTACTGG AGCAGTGAAAAAGAAGTTAAAGAAACGGATGGACGATTTTCAG GTATTGAGAGAATCAATCCGGCAGGAGTACCGGGAAGTTGTTGAAAGAAGGGTATTTATTGTAACTGGTAATCGCCCTGATGAACAG ACAATTGATGATTTAATCGAGACAGGGAGAAGCAAGCAAATTTTCAAAGATGCGGTTCAACAGCAGGGGAGAGGCCGG ATACTGGATACTGTTGCTGAGATACAAGAGCGGCATGATGCTGTAAGAGATCTAGAGAgaaagcttgtggagttgcagcAG ATAGTCCTGGATACGGCAGTATTGGTTGACGCTCAAGGAGACATGACGGACGACATAGCGAAACAT GTTTCAAAAGCTACCAACTACGTACAGGAAGGTGTGGAAGCTCTCCAGAAGGCAAAGAAGCTTCAGAAGAACTCGAGAATGTGCATGTGCTCCGCCATAATAGTTCTCCTGCTGATACTGGTTATCGTCGTGCTGGTGGTTATCAAGCCAGGGAAGAAGAAACTCTTGAGCACGACCTGA